The proteins below are encoded in one region of Pleuronectes platessa chromosome 12, fPlePla1.1, whole genome shotgun sequence:
- the LOC128453530 gene encoding V-set domain-containing T-cell activation inhibitor 1: MFKCPGAVYVLSERGCSQRERKYRHSFSQNKRKMPAFKSLVVWILIMWTFTTADDEVSCVLEESCILPCSFQPGPDPVIHWTQVKPGNTHVHSYYSARDQFVHQGEHFRGRTSLSTDQISRGNASIRLTGLQLQDQGRYECYTSTITGGKHASFINLRAAAKETVESE, encoded by the exons ATGTTTAAATGCCCCGGGGCGGTGTATGTGCTGTCTGAAAGAGGGtgcagccagagagagaggaagtacaGACACAGT TTCTCacagaataaaagaaagatgCCTGCGTTCAAGTCTCTGGTTGTGTGGATCCTCATCATGTGGACTTTCACCACAGCAG ATGATGAGGTCTCCTGCGTTTTAGAGGAGAGCTGCATCTTACCCTGCAGTTTTCAACCTGGTCCAGACCCAGTCATCCACTGGACACAGGTGAAACCAGGAAACACTCATGTCCACTCCTACTACAGTGCCAGAGACCAGTTTGTACACCAGGGCGAGCACTTCAGAGGCCGGACATCGCTGTCCACAGATCAGATCTCCAGAGGAAACGCCTCCATCAGGCTGACggggctgcagcttcaggaccaggGCAGATACGAGTGCTACACCAGCACCATCACTGGAGGCAAACATGCGTCATTTATCAACCTGAGAGCAGCTGCTAAAGAAACTGTTGAGAGTGAATGA
- the napba gene encoding N-ethylmaleimide-sensitive factor attachment protein, beta a isoform X1, whose protein sequence is MDNSGKEKEAMQLMAEADKKVKNSGSFLGGMFGGNHKVEDACEMYARAANMFKMAKNWSAAGNAFCQAARLHMQLQNKLDSATSFVDAGNAYKKADPQEAINCLNQAIDIYTDMGRFTIAAKHHITIAEVYESELVDIEKGIAHYEQAADYYKGEESNSSANKCLLKVGHYSAQLEQYPKAIEIYEQVAMNTMDNPLLKYNAKEYFFKASLCHFIVDELNAKLALERYEEMFPAFSDSRELKLLKKLLEAHEEQNCEAFTEAVKDFDSVSRLDQWLTTMLLRIKKTIQGDAGDLK, encoded by the exons ATGGACAACTCCGGCAAAGAGAAGGAGGCCATGCAGCTGATGGCTGAAGCCGACAAGAAGGTCAAAAATTCCGGATCGTTCCTGGGAGGAATGTTCGG GGGGAACCACAAGGTGGAGGATGCTTGTGAAATGTACGCCAGAGCAGCCAACATGTTTAAGATGGCAAAGAACTGGAGTG ctgcaggCAATGCGTTCTGTCAGGCCGCCCGGCTCCACATGCAGCTCCAGAACAAACTGGACTCTGCCACCAGCTTCGTCGATGCCGGCAACGCCTACAAGAAGGCCGACCCCCAGG AGGCCATCAACTGTTTAAACCAGGCCATCGACATCTACACCGACATG ggtCGTTTCACCATCGCAGCCAAACATCACATCACTATAGCGGAGGTTTACGAATCTGAGCTGGTTGATATTGAAAAG ggcaTTGCTCACTATGAGCAGGCAGCAGATTACTACAAGGGAGAAGAATCTAACAG ctcaGCCAACAAATGTCTCCTGAAGGTCGGACACTACAGCGCTCAGCTGGAGCAGTACCCCAAAGCTATCGAAATCTACGAACAG gtTGCTATGAACACCATGGACAATCCTTTGTTGAAGTACAACGCTAAAGAGTATTTCTTCAAGGCCTCGCTGTGTCACTTCATAGTGGACGAACTGAATgccaag ttggCCCTTGAGAGATACGAGGAGATGTTTCCAGCTTTCTCAGACTCCAGAGAGCTCAAACTGTTAAAG AAACTCCTAGAAGCCCACGAGGAGCAGAACTGCGAGGCGTTCACGGAGGCCGTCAAGGACTTCGACTCGGTGTCTCGTCTGGACCAGTGGCTGACCACGATGCTGCTCCGCATCAAGAAGACCATCCAGGGAGACGCCGGGGACCTGAAATAG
- the napba gene encoding N-ethylmaleimide-sensitive factor attachment protein, beta a isoform X2, whose protein sequence is MRSVRPPGSTCSSRTNWTLPPASSMPATPTRRPTPRGRFTIAAKHHITIAEVYESELVDIEKGIAHYEQAADYYKGEESNSSANKCLLKVGHYSAQLEQYPKAIEIYEQVAMNTMDNPLLKYNAKEYFFKASLCHFIVDELNAKLALERYEEMFPAFSDSRELKLLKKLLEAHEEQNCEAFTEAVKDFDSVSRLDQWLTTMLLRIKKTIQGDAGDLK, encoded by the exons ATGCGTTCTGTCAGGCCGCCCGGCTCCACATGCAGCTCCAGAACAAACTGGACTCTGCCACCAGCTTCGTCGATGCCGGCAACGCCTACAAGAAGGCCGACCCCCAGG ggtCGTTTCACCATCGCAGCCAAACATCACATCACTATAGCGGAGGTTTACGAATCTGAGCTGGTTGATATTGAAAAG ggcaTTGCTCACTATGAGCAGGCAGCAGATTACTACAAGGGAGAAGAATCTAACAG ctcaGCCAACAAATGTCTCCTGAAGGTCGGACACTACAGCGCTCAGCTGGAGCAGTACCCCAAAGCTATCGAAATCTACGAACAG gtTGCTATGAACACCATGGACAATCCTTTGTTGAAGTACAACGCTAAAGAGTATTTCTTCAAGGCCTCGCTGTGTCACTTCATAGTGGACGAACTGAATgccaag ttggCCCTTGAGAGATACGAGGAGATGTTTCCAGCTTTCTCAGACTCCAGAGAGCTCAAACTGTTAAAG AAACTCCTAGAAGCCCACGAGGAGCAGAACTGCGAGGCGTTCACGGAGGCCGTCAAGGACTTCGACTCGGTGTCTCGTCTGGACCAGTGGCTGACCACGATGCTGCTCCGCATCAAGAAGACCATCCAGGGAGACGCCGGGGACCTGAAATAG
- the LOC128453505 gene encoding 1-phosphatidylinositol 4,5-bisphosphate phosphodiesterase beta-1, whose amino-acid sequence MASAQPGVHALKLQTSSVSHTLRNGSNFIKWDEDLSTVTPVTLHVDPHGFYLYWTDQTKDTELLDLTLVKDVRTGRSTKTPKEAKLRELLDVGNLVGRLENRMVTVVTASDHINVNQLNFIASQEEEAKVWCEELFSLSSNLLSHNLNRDPSLLKAYVRLTLQPNAEGRIPIKSIVRLFSSDRKKVENALENCRLPCGRGESIKLEDFTFEVYRSFLDSLCPRPELGNIFKLQGGDDGSLSVDQMTDFINNKQRDPRLNEILYPPLRPAQTHTVMERYQQDQAQLKQGVISLQAFSSYLSCDDNGVIPPEKLDQSEDMSFPLSHYFINSSHNTYLTAGQLAGSSSVEMYRQVLLAGCRCVELDVWKGRTAEEEPVITHGFTMTSEIPFKEVIEAIAECAFKTSPFPVILSFENHVDSLKQQAKMAEYCRSIFGDALLIDPLDKYPLESGLPLPSPQELMGKILIKNKKSHKPPNNTDTKRLTDQPANQSIEPASPSNNTGEMEAESEEDDDDEDDEGKKGSAEREAVATEEMSTLVNYVQPTKFNSFEASKKAARCYHMSSFVETKALEHLTKSPVEFVEYNKTQLSRIYPKGTRVDSSNFMPQLFWNAGCQLVALNYQTIDLSTQLNLFMFEYNGRSGYRLKPEFMRRPDKHFDPFTENTVDGIVANTLSVKVISGQFLTERRVGVYVEVDMFGLPADTRRKALKTKTSQNNNAINPVWDEEPIVFKKVILPTLASLRIAAFEEGGKFIGHRIIPASAIRPGYRYIGLRNEKNQPLILPAVFVYIEVKDYVPDTFADVIEALSNPIRYVNLLEQRSKQLAALTLEDEEEDTQTEDEADAGAERKNDLKSAPLENGLSPASGPTGHPPAAMTPKASAANQQAATSDAAKPAAKSEDLVSSVLIDVPVCSVDGLQQSKVYQKDQRRQFKELKELVRRHQKKTSELLREFSNKYKKTARQCSRSRGSDSEKDERLQQLRDEQQQQLLALRQEQYYSQKYLQREHIKTLTERLSSLAEESHNGQMKKLKDICDKEKKELKRQMDRRRTEKINQAKTKEKHLAEEEKMEINKSYVNEVVQNIKRLEETQTKRHDQLVEQHNELLQEIQDLKPKLQGNVEAEFQEKFQRLPGEIRDFLQDRKTEVRGHSKSRPSTPHEALSEED is encoded by the exons GAGGCCAAGCTGCGGGAGCTGCTGGACGTGGGGAACCTGGTTGGCCGTCTGGAGAACCGAATGGTGACAGTGGTGACGGCTTCAGACCACATCAACGTCAACCAGCTCAACTTCATCGCTTCTCAGGAGGAAGAGGCCAAG GTGTGGTGCGAGGAGCTGTTTTCTCTGTCTTCCAATCTGCTCAGCCACAATTTGAATAGAGACCCCAGTCTGCTGAAAGC GTACGTCAGGTTAACTCTCCAGCCCAACGCAGAGGGGAGAATTCCCATCAAGAG CATCGTGCGACTGTTTTcatcagacagaaagaaagtggAGAACGCCTTGGAGAACTGCCGACTGCCCTGCGGACGG GGGGAAAGCATCAAACTGGAGGACTTCACGTTCGAGGTCTACAGGAGTTTTCTGGACAGTTTGTGTCCTCGTCCTGAACTCGGCAACATCTTCAAACTGCA GGGGGGGGATGACGGCAGCTTGTCAGTCGATCAGATGACAGACTTCATCAACAACAAGCAAAGAGACCCGAGGCTGAACGAGATCCTCTACCCCCCGCTGCGTCctgcgcagacacacactgtgatggAGAGGTACCAACAGGACCAGGCTCAGCTGAAACAag GTGTGATTTCTCTGCAGGCCTTCTCCAGTTATCTGTCCTGCGATGACAACGGAGTCATTCCACCAGAGAAGCTGGATCAGTCTGAAGACATGAGCTTCCCCCTGTCGCACTACTTCATCAACTCATCACACAACACATACCtgacag CGGGCCAGCTGGCGGGCAGCTCCTCGGTGGAGATGTACAGGCAGGTCCTCCTGGCCGGCTGCCGCTGCGTGGAGCTGGACGTGTGGAAGGGACGCACCGCCGAGGAGGAGCCGGTCATCACACACGGGTTCACCATGACCTCAGAGATCCCGTTCAAG GAGGTGATTGAAGCCATCGCAGAGTGTGCCTTCAAGACGTCTCCCTTCCCCGTCATCCTCTCCTTTGAGAACCACGTCGACTC TTTGAAGCAGCAGGCCAAGATGGCTGAGTACTGTCGCTCCATCTTCGGAGACGCGCTGTTGATCGACCCTCTGGACAAATAccct ctggagtCTGGCCTCCCTCTGCCCAGTCCTCAGGAGCTCATGGGGAAAATTCTCATCAAAAACAAGAAATCGCACAAACCGCCCAACAACACGGACACCAAGAGACTGACGGACCagccggccaatcagagcatCGAGCCTGCGTCTCCTAGCAACAACACGGGAG AGATGGAGGCTGAGAGTGAGGAAGACGATGATGACGAAGATGATGAGGGTAAAAAG GGCTCGGCAGAGCGCGAGGCGGTGGCTACGGAGGAGATGTCAACTCTGGTAAACTACGTCCAGCCGACCAAGTTCAACTCCTTCGAAGCATCCAAGA aggcagCCCGCTGTTACCACATGTCGTCCTTTGTGGAGACCAAAGCTTTGGAGCATCTCACCAAGTCACCAGTGGAGTTTGTGGA ATATAATAAGACCCAGCTCAGTCGCATTTACCCCAAAGGAACCAGAGTGGACTCGTCAAACTTTATGCCTCAGCTCTTCTGGAACGCTGGATGTCAGCTGGTGGCGCTCAACTACCAAACCATCG ATTTGTCCACGCAGCTGAACCTCTTCATGTTTGAGTACAACGGGCGCAGCGGCTACAGACTGAAGCCGGAGTTCATGAGACGACCGGACAAACACTTTGACCCGTTCACAGAAAACACGGTGGACGGCATCGTGGCCAACACGCTCTCCGTGAAG GTGATCTCAGGCCAGTTCCTGACGGAGCGGCGGGTGGGGGTGTACGTGGAGGTGGACATGTTCGGCCTCCCCGCCGACACCAGGAGGAAGGCGCTGAAGACCAAAACCTCCCAGAACAACAACGCCATCAACCCGGTGTGGGACGAGGAGCCGATCGTCTTCAAGAAG GTGATTCTTCCCACTCTGGCCTCGCTGAGAATCGCTGCTTTTGAAGAAGGAGGAAAGTTCATCGGTCATCGGATTATTCCAGCGTCGGCGATAAGACCAG GTTATCGTTACATCGGCTTGAGGAACGAGAAGAACCAGCCTCTGATTCTACCGGCTGTGTTCGTCTACATCGAAGTCAAAGACTACGTCCCAGACACATTCGCCG ATGTGATCGAGGCTCTTTCCAACCCCATCCGATACGTCAACCTCCTGGAGCAGAGGTCCAAGCAGCTGGCGGCTCTGAcgctggaggacgaggaggaggacacacagaccgAG GACGAAGCTGACGCCGGCGCCGAGCGGAAAAACGACTTGAAATCAGCTCCACTGGAAAATGGACTCAGCCCCGCCTCCGGTCCTACTGGACACCCCCCAGCTGCCATGACTCCCAAAGCctctgcagccaatcagcaagCAGCTACGTCGG ATGCAGCGAAACCAGCAGCCAAGAGTGAAGACCTGGTTTCCAGTGTTTTGATAG ACGTCCCAGTGTGCAGCGTGGACGGTCTGCAGCAGTCCAAGGTTTATCAGAAGGATCAGAGACGTCAGTTCAaagagctgaaggagctggtgaGGAGACACCAGAAGAAAACCTCCGAGCTGCTGCGAGAGTTCAGCAACAAGTACAAGAAGACAGCCCGGCAGTGCAGCAGGAGCCG GGGCTCGGACAGCGAGAAGGACGAgcgtctgcagcagctgagagacgagcagcagcagcagcttctggcTCTGAGGCAGGAGCAGTACTACAGTCAGAAGTACCTGCAGAGAGAACACATCAAAACG CTGACGGAGCGACTCAGCAGTTTGGCCGAGGAGAGTCACAACGGCCAGATGAAGAAACTCAAAGACATCTGTGACAA ggAGAAAAAGGAGCTGAAGCGACAGATGGATCGAAGGAGAACAGAGAAGATCAACCAGGCGAAGACCAAAGAGAAACATCTGGCTGAGGA ggagaAGATGGAGATCAATAAGTCCTACGTCAATGAAGTCGTCCAGAACATAAAGCGG CTGGAGGAGACTCAGACCAAGCGTCACGATCAGCTGGTGGAGCAACACAACGAGCTCCTGCAGGAGATTCAAGACCTGAAGCCAAAG ctgcaggGCAACGTGGAGGCCGAGTTCCAGGAGAAGTTCCAGCGTTTGCCGGGAGAGATTCGAGACTTCCTGCAGGACAGGAAgacggaggtcagaggtcacagcaaGTCCCGGCCGTCGACCCCTCACGAGGCCCTGTCAGAGGAGGACTGA